A window of Sebastes umbrosus isolate fSebUmb1 chromosome 3, fSebUmb1.pri, whole genome shotgun sequence contains these coding sequences:
- the hmgb2a gene encoding high mobility group protein B2a — translation MTKDPNKPRGKTSSYAFFVATCREEHKKKHPGTSVGFAEFSRKCSERWKTMSAKEKVKFEDLAKNDKVRYEREMTTYIPPKGTLVKGKKKKDPNAPKRPPSAFFVFCSDHRPSIKEAHPGISIGDIAKKLGELWSKQTSKDKVPYEARAGKLKEKYEKDVAAYKARCGLGKSDAGKKGGPGRPAAKKAEPVDDDDDDDDDDEDDDEDDDDDDDDE, via the exons ATGACAAAGGATCCAAATAAGCCAAGAGGAAAAACCTCCTCCTATGCTTTCTTTGTTGCGACCTGCCGTGAGGAGCACAAAAAGAAACACCCAGGGACCAGTGTAGGCTTTGCAGAGTTTTCCAGGAAATGCTCTGAGAGATGGAAG ACCATGTCCGCCAAGGAGAAGGTGAAGTTTGAGGATTTGGCCAAGAACGACAAGGTCCGGTATGAACGAGAGATGACAACATACATCCCTCCTAAAGGTACTTTGGTCAaggggaagaagaaaaaggaccCTAATGCACCAAAAAGGCCACC TTCTGCGTTCTTCGTGTTCTGCTCTGACCACCGTCCCAGTATCAAGGAGGCGCATCCTGGAATCTCCATCGGTGACATTGCCAAGAAGCTTGGCGAGTTGTGGTCCAAACAGACTTCCAAAGACAAGGTTCCCTATGAGGCCAGGGCTGGCAAACTGAAGGAGAAATATGAAAAG gatgttGCTGCCTACAAAGCCAGATGTGGCTTGGGAAAGAGTGATGCTGGTAAGAAGGGTGGCCCAGGCAGGCCCGCTGCCAAGAAAGCAGAACCGGTtgatgacgacgacgacgatgatgatgacgacgaggacgatgatgaggatgacgatgatgatgacgatgatgaataA
- the pmm2 gene encoding phosphomannomutase 2 → MSEAAVDSSTLCLFDVDGTLTAARQRVTPHMAEFLEKLRTRVRVGVVGGSDLIKIKEQLGDDVIQKVDYVFAENGLVAYKDGQLLCIQSIQAHMGEELLQDFINFCLNYMAKIKLPKKRGTFIEFRNGMLNVSPIGRSCTQEERIEFYELDKKEKIREKFVSILKEEFKGKGLSFSIGGQISFDVFPEGWDKRFCLSFVEKDNYSTVHFFGDKTKPGGNDYEIYCDPRTTGHEVSCPEETQQLCQQLFFS, encoded by the exons ATGAGTGAAGCCGCTGTGGACTCGAGCACGCTCTGCCTCTTCGATGTTGACGGCACGCTCACGGCCGCGAGacag CGTGTGACTCCACACATGGCAGAGTTCCTGGAGAAGCTGAGGACTCGGGTTCGGGTCGGGGTGGTCGGAGGGTCGGACCTCATTAAGATCAAAGAGCAGCTGGGAGATGATG TGATCCAGAAAGTGGACTACGTGTTTGCGGAGAACGGTCTTGTGGCCTATAAGGATGGACAGTTACTCTGTATCCAG TCCATCCAGGCCCATATGGGAGAAGAGCTACTCCAAGATTTCATTAACTTCTGTCTCAACTACATGGCCAAGATCAAACTGCCTAAGAAGAG GGGGACATTCATTGAATTCCGTAACGGCATGTTGAACGTCTCCCCTATTGGACGCAGCTGTACACAGGAGGAGAGGATCGAGTTCTATGAGCTAGATAAG AAAGAGAAAATCAGAGAGAAGTTTGTGTCCATATTGAAGGAAGAGTTCAAAGGAAAAGGATTATCCTTTTCAATCG GAGGGCAGATCAGCTTTGATGTGTTTCCTGAAGGTTGGGATAAGAGATTCTGTCTGAGTTTTGTTGAGAAGGACAACTACTCAACCGTTCACTTCTTTGGAGACAAGACCAAACCT gGAGGAAACGACTATGAGATCTACTGCGACCCTCGGACCACCGGCCATGAAGTCTCCTGTCCAGAAGAAACACAACAGCTGTGTCAGCAGCTTTTCTTCTCAtga